The Ignavibacteriales bacterium DNA window TGTCGGAAGCGAGAAGAAAGATTTTTTTCTTGAGATCTACTTCATAGAAGTCATAGGCCTCTCGGAGGTATAGGGGTAATCCCGCGGCGTTGTTCCACGCGACCGCCTCTGTTTTGATCCCGAGAACTTGCTGGCAGTACAGCTCGAATTTTCTGATGAGCGGAGTCATTTGATGGCCTTTAATAACATCTATATTGCATAATAACATAGATGATGTTATTATGCAAGTAAAATGTTATTAACTTCGCAGGAGGAAACTGGGGGAAAACCCTAAAAATAGACCAAGAACGGCTTTGACACCGGCAACGATGCCCGTCCAGCCAATTCCGAAAAGCTCTAGTTGACGCTGGTTATACCAAAGTCGGCTCACACTGCGAGGGACGCCTGACATAAGGGAGGGTCGTTTCATTGCATCGAGATCGAACTGTTCCGGATCGAAATCGCCGGCCCACTGCACCAGATCTCGCTCATCGGCAGTCTTCGGTCCCGAGAGAGCTGGCAACAGGAATGAGTATCCACCGATTCCCCCGCAATCTTCGGGCGGACCCCGATTGAATGCATTTCGATCGGCAACACCCCGAAGAAGAGCATCGGGATAAATCGGGACCCCGAAGGAAGAGTTCGGGGTTAACCCCGACATTCCTTCGACTCGTTGCACTCGCTCAGGACGTCGGGGTAAACAAGTCGGGGCAAACAGGCATGCTCCCCCGCAAGACAGGCCGGATGGTTTTTGGCCGATTTTGATGTCTCGGTGGCCGCTTGGATAACAGAAGTCATTGCCTCAGCCTCGACTCACGCCTTGAGTAGTTTCAAGAGCGGCATGTTCGCGTAAAGATGGTACTTCCCCACGTAACTCTCTTTGAGGACCTTACCGCTTGCAAGCTCTACAAGGTAACGGCTCGCCGTCCGGTAGTTCACATCCAACTTCTTGCCAAGGTTCACCGGTGTGATAATAGGAAGAGCGAACATAGCTTCAACCAATTCAGCCGAGTAGATTTTCCGATGCTTCTGCTTGAGGTGTTCTCGTGTCGTCTCCAGCAGCTCCATGATCTTTAGGAGCGTTGTTTTGGTTTCCCTCGCCTGCTGGTGAAATCCCTTGAGCATGTAGAAAATGAAGTCGTGCCAGCCTTCATCCGTCCGAACTGTCTGGAGCAATCTGTAGTACTCGCTCCGGTTCTTATTGATGTACACGCTTATGTAGAGGATCGGAAGAGACAACAACTCCTGCTGGATCAATTGCAGGACCATTAGAATTCTGCCGGTTCTACCATTCCCATCGCCAAACGGATGGATAGCCTCGAACTGGCAGTGTGCAATCGCCGCCCTGACAAGTGGATCAATGCCATCATGATCCTTGTTAACAAATTGCTCCCAATTGCTGAGCAGTCGAGGGAGTTCGTTTGCCGGTGGAGGTGTATAGATGACTGTCCCCGAAGAGCTGTTCGCAATGCGGTTTTGTGTCTTGCGGTAGTCCGGGCTCTGATCGGGCATCAGTTCTTTGTGTATGCCAAGAATCAATCTCGTCGAGATCGGAATCTTCTTCAGGCTTTTGAACCCCCACATAATCGCATCCCTGTATCGAAGGACCTCCTTATCGGATGTCTTCTGCTCAGCTTCCGGGAAAAGTTGAGCCTGCAGAGCTTCCTCCATCGTCGTGTTGATATTCTCGATGTTAGAACTTGCCACCGATTCCATTATGACAGCAGGAGACAGCAGCAGCAAGGGATTTGGGAGTGAGTACGAGTAGCCATTCAGCTCGCCCAGCTCCGTGCGTGTCTTCAGCATAATATCCACGAACTGCTCGTGCCTGAGGTTCAGCGCAGGTGGGAGCAATGGCAGGTCAAACGGACGATTCGGATCGAATTTCATATGCCTCCGGTAATTCGTAGACAGAGTGTATGTAACAAAGATAGCAAAAAACGAACATATCGCAAGCCATATGTTAGGTTCGGTTACATATCAGGAAAGGGCCTATTGCACGTTTGAGTGGGATGTTTTAGGGGCAAAGTTGAGGATTTGGTCTGAGAAACTGAAAACAGGAAGGTAGATTGCGAGAATATGGAATCGGGGTGGCCGATTCAAGCCACCCCGATTTGCTTGGCCGG harbors:
- a CDS encoding Fic family protein encodes the protein MKFDPNRPFDLPLLPPALNLRHEQFVDIMLKTRTELGELNGYSYSLPNPLLLLSPAVIMESVASSNIENINTTMEEALQAQLFPEAEQKTSDKEVLRYRDAIMWGFKSLKKIPISTRLILGIHKELMPDQSPDYRKTQNRIANSSSGTVIYTPPPANELPRLLSNWEQFVNKDHDGIDPLVRAAIAHCQFEAIHPFGDGNGRTGRILMVLQLIQQELLSLPILYISVYINKNRSEYYRLLQTVRTDEGWHDFIFYMLKGFHQQARETKTTLLKIMELLETTREHLKQKHRKIYSAELVEAMFALPIITPVNLGKKLDVNYRTASRYLVELASGKVLKESYVGKYHLYANMPLLKLLKA